From the genome of Bacillota bacterium, one region includes:
- a CDS encoding helix-hairpin-helix domain-containing protein, whose amino-acid sequence MGSRLRRLAGGLGLVVLVAAGLLWWWQSGRPAAGGRGESAVGETPAGAAATAAAGSGTRWEEGGAAAAPAEPAAEPSPAAEGGAPATIRVHVAGAVRRPGLYTLPAGARLGEAVEAAGGLSGEAAADLLNLAAVLVDGVRVTVPTRREAARFPGWPVLSTDPGAGAEGAAPAPPARAGGGSGAGTATTGGAALLDLNRASAEELDRLPGIGPARAAAIVALRQARGGFRSVDELLEVRGIGPALLEELRALVRVGPP is encoded by the coding sequence GAAGCCGGCTACGCCGCCTGGCGGGCGGCCTGGGCCTGGTCGTGCTGGTGGCGGCGGGCCTGCTCTGGTGGTGGCAGAGCGGCAGACCCGCCGCCGGCGGGCGGGGGGAGAGCGCCGTCGGCGAGACGCCGGCGGGGGCGGCCGCGACGGCCGCCGCCGGCAGCGGGACGCGCTGGGAGGAGGGAGGGGCGGCCGCGGCGCCCGCGGAGCCCGCCGCCGAGCCCTCCCCGGCCGCGGAGGGAGGCGCTCCCGCCACCATCCGCGTCCACGTGGCCGGAGCCGTCCGCCGGCCCGGGCTCTACACGCTCCCGGCCGGCGCGCGGCTGGGCGAGGCGGTGGAGGCGGCGGGCGGGCTGAGCGGGGAGGCGGCGGCGGACCTGCTCAACCTGGCGGCGGTGCTGGTGGACGGCGTCCGCGTCACCGTGCCCACGCGCCGGGAGGCGGCCCGTTTCCCGGGCTGGCCCGTCCTCTCCACCGACCCCGGCGCCGGCGCGGAGGGGGCGGCGCCCGCGCCGCCGGCCCGGGCGGGTGGCGGCTCCGGGGCGGGGACGGCCACGACGGGCGGCGCGGCCCTCCTGGACCTCAACCGCGCCAGTGCCGAGGAGCTGGACCGGCTGCCCGGCATCGGCCCCGCCCGGGCGGCCGCCATCGTCGCCCTCCGCCAGGCCCGCGGCGGCTTCCGCTCGGTAGACGAGCTGCTGGAGGTGCGCGGCATCGGGCCGGCCCTCCTGGAAGAGCTGCGGGCGCTGGTCCGGGTCGGGCCGCCCTGA
- a CDS encoding competence/damage-inducible protein A translates to MRGEILSVGTELLLGEIVDTNAAWLATRLAELGVDCHWISQVGDNPGRIARLLELAWGRSELIVTSGGLGPTDDDVTREAVAAFLGEPLEVDAAELERQRALRRRLGLPAGNDRQARRIPSARFLPNPAGSAPGWWVEREGHLLVLLPGVPREMRAMWEQEVAPALAGRSGAVLRRRRLKLVGIGESAVAERLADLTPAANPSVATYAKAGGVEVRVAVKGPAGEAEERLREVEAEIRRRLGEYVWGADEERLEDVVAARLAAAPGDLGLGEAGTRGLLAATLAPLLPEVRLRAVEIRPAPAGDPRAEVERLAADLRRRAPGARLLLAALAREARTAPVPLGEVAAVALLDPEDEELAREAVRTVRPFSTAGPEQGAVLAALDLARRRLPAP, encoded by the coding sequence GTGCGCGGCGAGATCCTCTCGGTGGGGACCGAGCTCCTCCTGGGCGAGATCGTCGACACCAACGCGGCCTGGCTGGCGACGCGCCTGGCGGAGCTGGGCGTGGACTGCCACTGGATCAGCCAGGTGGGCGACAACCCGGGCCGCATCGCGCGCCTCCTGGAGCTGGCGTGGGGCCGCTCGGAGCTGATCGTGACCAGCGGCGGCCTCGGGCCCACCGACGACGACGTGACGCGCGAGGCGGTGGCCGCCTTCCTGGGCGAGCCGCTGGAGGTGGACGCCGCCGAGCTGGAGCGCCAGCGCGCGCTGCGGCGGCGGCTGGGCCTGCCCGCGGGCAACGACCGGCAGGCGCGCCGGATCCCTTCGGCCCGCTTCCTGCCCAACCCGGCGGGCTCCGCCCCCGGCTGGTGGGTGGAAAGGGAGGGGCACCTGCTGGTGCTCCTGCCGGGGGTGCCGCGCGAGATGCGCGCCATGTGGGAGCAGGAGGTGGCTCCGGCCCTGGCTGGCCGGAGCGGCGCCGTGCTCCGGCGCCGCCGCCTGAAACTGGTCGGCATCGGCGAGTCGGCGGTGGCCGAGCGCCTGGCCGACCTGACGCCCGCGGCCAATCCCAGCGTGGCCACCTACGCCAAGGCCGGCGGGGTCGAGGTGCGCGTGGCCGTCAAGGGCCCGGCCGGGGAGGCGGAGGAGCGGCTGCGCGAGGTGGAGGCGGAGATCCGCCGGCGCCTGGGCGAGTACGTCTGGGGCGCCGACGAGGAGCGGCTGGAGGACGTGGTGGCCGCCCGCCTGGCGGCCGCGCCGGGCGACCTGGGGTTGGGCGAGGCCGGGACCCGCGGCCTCCTGGCGGCGACGCTGGCGCCGCTCCTGCCCGAGGTCCGGCTGCGCGCCGTAGAGATCCGGCCGGCCCCGGCGGGCGATCCGCGGGCGGAGGTGGAGCGCCTGGCCGCCGATCTGCGCCGCCGGGCTCCCGGCGCGCGCCTCCTCCTGGCCGCGCTGGCCCGGGAGGCGCGCACGGCGCCGGTCCCCCTGGGCGAGGTGGCGGCGGTGGCGCTCCTCGATCCGGAGGACGAGGAGCTGGCCCGGGAAGCCGTCCGGACCGTGCGCCCCTTCAGCACCGCCGGGCCCGAGCAGGGCGCGGTGCTGGCCGCACTGGACCTGGCGCGGCGGCGGCTCCCCGCCCCCTGA